A single window of Malus sylvestris chromosome 5, drMalSylv7.2, whole genome shotgun sequence DNA harbors:
- the LOC126622104 gene encoding ABC transporter G family member 25-like, protein MDFNGGDQTPNRSDHSPDHLPSLISSSNCFPITLKFVDVCYKVKIDNKSQYRDCLFGHKDKPGQEEQERTILHGITGMASSGEILAILGPSGSGKSTLLNALAGRLNRKHQGTVLANGRALTKTVLRRTGFVPQDDVLYPHLTVRETLVFCALLRLPRTLSKKEKVSAAESVISELGLHKCKNTIIGNTFVRGVSGGERKRVSIAHEVLMNPSLLILDEPTSGLDSTAAHRLLSTLGSLALKGKTIVTSIHQPSSQVYQMLDSVLVLCDGRCLYFGKGSEAINYFGSIGFAPAFPMNPADFLLDLANGVCQLNGLGERDKPNMKEILVSSYNTLLAPKVKAECLDNTSAATKETTYVQSHCSKERRTSIGDIVSTWFNQFHILLQRSLKERKHESFNSLRVLQVVAGALLAGLMWWQSDYLDIQDRLGLLFFISIFWGVLPSFNSVFAFPQERAIFIKEQASGMYTLSSYFMARMVGDLPMELILPTIFLVMAYWMAGLKADMGAFLLTLLVLLGYVLVSQGLGLALGAAIMDAKQASTIATVTMLAFVLTGGYYVHKVPSCFAWLKYISTTFYSYRLLINIQYGEGSKLSSLLACSSHHHDHAGDHKASCKFVEQDVVGQISPATSICVMLFMFFAYRLVAYLALKRSKV, encoded by the exons ATGGATTTTAATGGTGGAGATCAAACTCCCAACCGATCAGATCACTCACCGGATCACTTGCCCTCCTTAATATCTTCCTCCAATTGCTTTCCCATCACTCTCAAG TTCGTGGACGTGTGTTACAAAGTGAAGATAGACAACAAATCACAGTACAGAGACTGTTTGTTTGGTCACAAGGACAAACCCggacaagaagaacaagaacgGACTATTCTGCATGGAATCACAGGAATGGCGTCCTCCGGAGAAATCCTAGCCATTCTCGGCCCATCAGGAAGCGGGAAATCAACGCTCCTCAACGCCCTTGCCGGCAGGCTCAACCGCAAACATCAGGGCACCGTCCTTGCCAACGGTCGAGCCCTTACCAAAACCGTCCTCCGTCGGACCGGCTTCGTCCCTCAGGACGATGTTCTCTACCCTCACCTTACCGTCCGCGAAACCCTCGTCTTCTGCGCCCTCCTCCGGCTCCCTCGCACCCTCTCCAAAAAGGAAAAAGTCTCCGCCGCCGAGTCCGTCATTTCCGAGCTCGGCTTGCACAAGTGCAAGAACACCATAATCGGCAACACCTTCGTACGTGGCGTGTCGGGAGGGGAGAGGAAGAGGGTGAGCATAGCGCACGAGGTGCTGATGAATCCAAGCTTACTGATTCTGGACGAGCCGACGTCGGGTCTGGACTCAACGGCGGCGCACCGACTGCTAAGCACGCTGGGGTCGCTGGCTCTCAAGGGGAAGACGATCGTGACGTCGATACACCAGCCGTCGAGCCAAGTGTATCAGATGTTGGACTCGGTGTTGGTGTTGTGCGACGGAAGGTGTTTGTATTTTGGAAAGGGGAGTGAGGCGATCAACTACTTTGGATCTATTGGCTTCGCGCCGGCTTTCCCCATGAACCCTGCTGACTTCCTCCTTGATCTCGCTAATG GAGTGTGCCAACTTAATGGTCTAGGCGAAAGGGATAAGCCCAACATGAAAGAAATCCTTGTTTCCTCATACAATACCTTGTTGGCTCCCAAGGTGAAAGCTGAATGCTTGGACAATACCAGTGCAGCAACAAAAGAAACGACTTACGTTCAGAGTCATTGTTCAAAAGAGCGGAGAACAAGTATTGGTGATATTGTTTCCACTTGGTTCAACCAATTCCATATTTTGCTGCAAAGAAGCCTCAAGGAACGAAAGCATGAGTCCTTCAACTCGCTCCGAGTTCTACAGGTAGTGGCCGGTGCATTGTTAGCTGGTCTAATGTGGTGGCAATCAGATTATTTAGATATCCAGGATCGTTTAGGCCTTCTCTTCTTCATCTCTATATTTTGGGGAGTCTTACCTTCTTTCAACTCGGTATTTGCATTTCCCCAAGAACGTGCCATCTTCATTAAGGAGCAGGCCTCGGGTATGTACACTCTCTCTTCGTATTTCATGGCTCGAATGGTCGGAGACCTACCGATGGAGCTTATTCTTCCTACAATCTTTCTTGTCATGGCTTACTGGATGGCTGGATTAAAAGCCGACATGGGCGCTTTTCTATTAACATTGTTGGTTCTACTCGGCTACGTGCTAGTGTCTCAAGGGCTTGGCCTTGCTTTAGGCGCGGCAATCATGGATGCCAAACAGGCCTCCACGATAGCAACAGTGACAATGCTAGCTTTTGTGCTGACTGGAGGATATTACGTGCATAAGGTTCCgtcttgttttgcttggctCAAATATATTTCTACTACCTTTTATAGTTATAGGCTGCTAATCAATATCCAATATGGGGAAGGTAGTAAATTATCATCCCTCTTGGCCTGCTCATCTCATCACCATGATCATGCAGGTGATCACAAAGCAAGTTGCAAGTTTGTCGAGCAAGATGTCGTAGGGCAAATTAGCCCTGCGACGAgcatatgtgtcatgttgtTTATGTTTTTCGCATATAGGTTAGTGGCTTACCTTGCATTGAAACGCAGTAAAGTTTGA